TGCGCTGTCGAGCAAACCGGTTTCTCTCTTGGGCAAGTTTCCCGATGGAGGAGTCGTTAGGGATTAGGGCAGGAACAACAAGAACGGGCCGCTCACGCACGTGGACCCGTGGCTCTCATCAGGAGGAGAAAGCAGTCCAGCATCGTTTCTGGTCCGAAAAGTGACCGCCCTGCACGAGCAGACCCCGGACGAGAAGCCCGGTGAACCATTTTTGCTTCGGAAACAATAAACGATACCAACGGAGGAATGACTATGCGCAAGGTGCTACTGGCGACCTTACTCGGCTCCGCGGCGGCTCTCGCCGTCGGGGGCGCCTCAGCCAATGACGAGCTGCTCAAGATGTCGCAGAACCCGAAAGACTGGGTGATGCCGACCGGCGACTACGCCAATACCCGCTATTCCAAGCTCAACCAGATCAACGCACAGAACGTAGGCAAGCTCCAGGTGGCCTGGACCTTCTCGACCGGCGTGCTGCGCGGCCATGAAGGTGGTCCGCTGATCATCGGCAACATGATGTACGTCCACACGCCGTTCCCGAACAAGGTCTACGCCATTGACCTATCGCAGGAGAACAAGATCGTCTGGAAGTACGAGCCGAAGCAGGATCCGAACGTCATCCCCGTGATGTGCTGCGATACGGTCAACCGCGGCCTCGCTTTCGGTGACGGCAAGATCTTCCTGCATCAGGCCGATACCACCCTCGTCGCGCTCGACGTCAAGACCGGTCAGGTTGCGTGGACCGTCAAGAACGGCGATCCGAGCAAGGGCGAGACCGGTACGTCGGCGCCGATGGTCATCAAGGACAAGGTGCTGGTCGGTATCTCCGGCGGCGAGTTCGGCGTCCAGGCCCACATGTCCGCCTACGACATCAAGACCGGCAAGCTGGCATGGCGCGGATATTCGGAAGGGCCGGACAACCAGATCCTGGTCGATGCCGAAAAGACCACTGCGCTCGGCAAGCCCGTCGGCAAGGATTCGAGCCTCAAGACCTGGCAAGGCGACCAGTGGAAGATCGGCGGCGGTGCCACCTGGGGCTGGATCTCGTACGATCCCGAGCTGAACCTCGTCTATTACGGATCGGGCAACCCTTCGACCTGGAATCCGAAGCAGCGTCCCGGCGACAACAAATGGTCGATGACGATCTGGGCGCGCAACCCGGACACCGGCGTTGCCAAGTGGGTCTACCAGATGACGCCCCACGACGAATGGGACTATGACGGCGTCAACGAGATGATCCTCTCGGACCAGTCGATCAACGGCCAGCCGCGCAAGCTGCTGACGCACTTCGACCGCAACGGCCTCGCGTACACCATGGACCGCACCAACGGCGAACTGCTGGTCGCCGAAAAGTACGATCCGAAGGTGAACTGGACCTCCGGCGTCGACATGGACAAGAACTCGCCAACCTACGGTCGTCCGAAGGTGCTCGACGCAGCTTCGACCGACAAGGCGGGCGAGGACCACAACGTGAAGGGCATCTGCCCGGCCGCGCTCGGCACCAAGGACGAGCAGCCGGCAGCCTACTCGCCGGACACGCAGCTGTTCTACGTTCCGACCAACCATGTCTGCATGGACTACGAACCGTTCAAGGTGAGCTACACCGCTGGTCAGCCCTATGTGGGCGCGACGCTCTCGATGTATCCGCCGCAGGGTGAAACCCACATGGGCAACTTCATCGCCTGGGACGGCAAGACCGGCAAGATCGTCTGGTCGAACAAGGAGCAGTTCTCGGTCTGGTCGGGTGCGCTCGCAACCGCCGGCAACGTGGTGTTCTACGGCACGCTCGAAGGCTACCTGAAGGCGGTCGATGCCAAGACCGGCAAGGAGCTCTACAAGTTCAAGACTCCCTCCGGCATCATCGGCAACGTCACCACCTACGAGAACGGCGGCAAGCAGTACGTCGCCGTGCTCTCCGGCGTCGGCGGCTGGGCCGGCATTGGTTTGGCCGCAGGTCTGACCGATCCGAACGCAGGTCTCGGCGCAGTCGGTGGCTACGCCGCACTCAGCAACTACACGGCGCTCGGCGGTACGCTGACCGTGTTCGCGCTACCGAACTAAGCCCCATCAGCATCGCCCCGGCGCGTGGAATCAACTCCACGCGCCGGCTTGCCTTCCCATCGAACGCCATCGAGGAAAATCTCTTGCGTAAAATCGGCTTTGTCATTGCTGCGATGATCATGGTTGCGTCTGGAGGAATTGCTGTCGCGGACGGCTCGGGGGACCCGACCGCCGTCAAGCAGAACGAAACTGGCGAATGGCTCGATAAGGAAGGAAACCCGACCTACAAGATCACCGATGGGTCCGTCGACTGGTACACCTATTCCGGTTACCGCCGCTACCATTCGGACTGCCATGTTTGTCATGGCCCGGACGGCATGGGCTCGACCTATGCACCGGCCCTGAAGGATTCGCTCAAGACGATGAGCTATGCCGATTTTCTCGGTGTCGTCGCCTCGGGTCGCAAGAACATCTCGACCGCTTCGGAGAACGTGATGCCGGCCTTCGGCGATAACCCGAACGTCGCCTGCTACATGGACGATCTCTACGTCTATCTGCGCGCCCGATCCACCGAGGCCTGGGGCCGCGCCCGACCGGGCAAGCACGAGGACAAAAACGACGCCTATACCAAGAACGAAGACTCGTGCATGGGCAAGAAGTGAACGCTTGGACGCCCGCCGAGACTAAAGGCTTGGGCATCCTTTCGAGAATTTGAGGAGCTACCAATGAAGACACGTGCCGCCGTCGCTTTCGAAGCCAAGAAGCCGCTCGAGATCGTCGAGCTCGATCTGGAAGGCCCGAAGGCCGGCGAAGTCCTGGTCGAGATCAAGGCGACGGGCATCTGCCATACCGACGCCTATACGCTCGACGGCTTCGACAGCGAGGGAATTTTCCCGTCGGTCCTTGGCCATGAGGGCGCCGGCATCATCCGCGAGATCGGCCCCGGCGTGACCTCGGTGAAGCCGGGTGACCACGTCATCCCGCTCTACACGCCGGAATGCCGGCAGTGCAAAAGCTGCCTCAGCCAGAAGACCAATCTCTGCACCGCAATCCGGGCGACGCAAGGCAAGGGCGTGATGCCCGACGGCACCAGCCGGTTTTCCTACAAGGGCAAGCCGGTCTACCACTACATGGGCTGCTCGACCTTCTCGAACTTCACCGTGCTGCCGGAGATCGCGGTCGCCAAGATCCGCGAGGACGCTCCCTTCGACAAGAGCTGCTACATCGGCTGCGGCGTCACCACCGGCGTCGGCGCCGTCGTCAACACCGCGAAGGTCACGCCGGGCTCCAACGTGGTCGTGTTCGGCCTCGGTGGCATCGGCCTCAACGTGATCCAGGGCGCCAAGATGGCCGGCGCCGACAAGATCATCGGTGTCGACATCAACGACTCCAAGGAGGATTGGGGCCGCAGGTTCGGCATGACAGAGTTCGTCAACCCCAAGAAGATCACCGGCGACATCGTCCAGCACCTTGTCGGCCTCACCGACGGCGGCGCCGATTACACTTTCGATTGCACCGGCAACACCACCGTGATGCGCCAGGCGCTCGAAGCCTGCCATCGCGGCTGGGGCACCTCGATCATCATCGGCGTTGCCGAATCCGGCAAGGAGATCGCCACCCGCCCGTTCCAGCTCGTCACTGGGCGCAACTGGCGCGGCACCGCCTTCGGCGGCGCCCGCGGCCGCACCGACGTGCCGAAAATCGTCGACTGGTACATGAATGGAAAGATCCAGATCGATCCGATGATTACCCACGTGCTCAAGCTCGAGGAGATCAACAAGGGCTTTGACCTCATGCACGAGGGCAAATCCATCCGTTCAGTCGTCGTGTACTAACTCGAAAGCGTCACCCCAAGGAGGATCGACCCATGACTGTTGCACTCCATCCCTCGATCGATAACGGCCTCAAACAAGGCAGCGGCAGCTTCGCCGGCGGCACGCTGGTCTGCAAATGCAAGGACCACCAGGTCAAGGTCGCGGTGAAGGGCGACGTCGCCCACAACCACGCCTGCGGCTGCACCAAGTGCTGGAAGCCGCAAGGCGCGACGTTCTCCGTCGTCGCCGTGGTGCCGCGCCAGAACGTCACCGTGCTCGAGAACGGCGACAAGCTGCAGATCGTCGATCCCTCCGCGGTGATCCAGCGCCACGCCTGCAAGGCCTGCGGCACCCACATGTACGGCCGTATCGAGAACAAGAACCATCCGTTCTACGGCCTCGACTTCATCCATCCCGAACTGTTCCAGGAGCAGGGCTCGCAGGCGCCGCAATTCGCCGCCTTCGTCTCCTCGGTGATCGAAGCGGGCGTGAAGCCGGAGCAGATGGCCGGCATCCGTTCGCGGCTGAAGGAGATCGGGCTCGAGCCCTATGATTGCCTGTCACCGGCGCTGATGGACGCGATCGCGACCCACGTCGCCAAAGCCAAAGCTGCCTGAGCAAGGCGGTCGGACGTTCGCCATGCCCCATCGGCTCGCTGGCCTCGATCAGCGCCTGCGAGCCGGACGGGCCTTGCCCCGGAACGATTGCAGCGAGGCCGCCGCCTCTGCAAGTTACATGCGTGCGAGGGCGATTGACTCCCTCAGTCCTGGTCTCTGAATGACTGCGCAGCGCCCCAACTTCCGTCTTGAAGTTCCCGGTCTCTGCGTTTCTCCCTCCCTCGACTGAGGCATCTTGCTTCGTCCGCGCAGTCTTTCTGGCGGACGAAGCCTTTTTTCATCGCAACCCCTGTTTGCAAAAGCGCGGTCTACACGGCGTGATGACGCGCCCTGCTTTTGACAAACCGTCGATGCAATCTTTTCCCGGTGAGAACACCCGGCTGTGAACGCCGGGCCGGCGCGATTTCTGCTACGATCGCGCCGTCACGATGCCGCACGACGTTCAACAATCAAGAACAAAAACGGGAGGTATCGAGCACATCCAGACATCGCCATCGGCATTCCTGCCTCCCTCCGGGATTTGCCCGCGCGGGACGACGGCAGGACGTGGCGAGACAAGACATCAACCGTCGCCGACCAGCGTCGGCGAATTTTGAATTTGGCATGCTTATGAAGAGCGAGGGACGATCATGATCAAGGTGAAGATCAACGGCCAGGAACAGAGCTGGGACGGGGACCCGGATCTCCCGCTACTCTGGTTCCTGCGTGACGAAGCCGGGCTCACCGGCACCAAGTTTGGCTGTGGCCAGGCCCTGTGCGGCAGTTGCACCGTCATCGTCGACAAGGAAGCAGTGCGCTCCTGCATCACGTCGATCAACGACGTCGCCGGGCGCGAGGTCACCACCATCGAGGGGCTGCATCCGAACGGCGATCATCCGGTGCAAAAGGCCTGGCGCCAGGTCAACGTGCCCCAATGCGGCTTCTGCCAGGCCGGCCAGATCATGCAGGCCGCCGCGCTTCTGATGGACAATCCGAAGCCTTCGCATGACCAGATCCGCGAGGCGATGTCCGGCAACATCTGCCGCTGCGGCTGCTACCAGCGCATCGAGAACGCGGTCCATCTCGCATCGACGGGGGTGTGACATGAATTTCATCGAAAAACCCGGCAAGCTCCATGGCTTCGAAAAAAATGGCTTCGAAAAAAACATCAAGATCGAGAAGGTCTCCCGCCGCAGCATCCTGAAGGGGCTCGGCATCACCGGCGGTTTCGTGCTGGCGGCACCCGTGATGTCGCGCCAGGCGTTTGCCTATGAGACCGGCGCGGGCAAAATGCCCCATGGCGTCGTGGTCGACCCGCGCGTGTTCGTCGCGGTCGCGCCCGACGGCATCGTCACCATCCTCGCCCACCGTTCCGAGATGGGTACCGGCGTCCGCACCAGCCTGCCGCTGATCGTGGCCGAGGAGATGGAGGCCGATTGGTCCAGGGTCAAGGTGCAGCAGGCCCATGGCGACGAGGTCAAGTTCGGCAACCAGGATACCGACGGCTCGCGCAGCACGCGGCACTATCTGCTTCCGATGCGCCAGATCGGCGCCTCCGCCCGCACCATGCTGGAGCAGGCCGCGGCGAAGCGTTGGGGCGTGCCGGCGACCGAGGTCAAGGCCGTCAATCACGAGGTCGTCCACAGCGCCAGCGGGCGCAAGCTCGGTTTCGGCGAACTGGCCGCCGATGCGGCCAAGGAATCGGTGCCCGCTATCGAAGGGCTCAAGCTGAAGGATTCCCGGGACTTCCGCTATCTCGGCAAGGGCCAGGTCGGCATCGTCGATCTCCATGACATCACCACCGGCAAGGCGCGTTACGGCGCCGATGTGCGGCTGCCGGGCATGAAATACGCCGTGATCGCGCGTCCGCCGGTCACAGGCGGCAAGCTGGTCTCCTTCGATCCCGATGCGGCGCTGAAGGTTCCCGGCGTCGAGAAGGTGATGAAGGTTCAGGGCTGGCCGTGGCCGTCGAAGTTCCAGCCGCTCGGCGGCGTCGCGGTGATCGCCCGCAACACCGGCGCGGCGATCAAGGGCCGCGACGCCCTGAAGCTGACCTGGGACGATGGCGCCAACGGCAAATACGACTCGGTCTCCTATCGCAAGGAGCTCGAGGAGGCCTCGCGCAAGCCCGGCCTCGTCGTGCGCGCCGAGGGCGATGCCGACGCCGCGCTCAAGACCGCCGACAAGGTCGTCGTCGGCGAATACTACCTGCCCCACCTCGCCCATGTCAGCATGGAGCCGCCGGTCGCGGTTGCCGACGTCAAGGGCGACAAGGCGGAGATCTGGGCGCCGGTGCAGAGCCCCGGCGGCACGCGCGAGGACGTCGCCAAGACGCTCGGCATTCCCGAGGGGAATGTCACCGTCAACGTGACGCTGCTCGGCGGCGGTTTCGGCCGCAAGTCGAAATGCGACTTCGCGCTCGAGGCCGCGCTGCTGTCGAAGGAGCTCGGCGCGCCGGTGAAGGTGCAGTGGACGCGCGAGGACGACGTCCACCACGACTTCCTGCACACCGTCTCGGTGGAGCGCATCGAGGCGGGCCTGGACAAGAGTGGCAAGGTGATCGCGTGGCGCCATCGCAGCGTCGCGCCGACCATCGCCTCGACCTTCGCGGCCGGGGCCAAGCACGCGGCGCCCTTCGAGCTCGGCATGGGACTCGTCGACATGCCGTTCGAGATCGCCAACATCTCCTGCGAAAACCCGGAGGCCGCGGCATTCACCCGCATCGGCTGGTTCCGCTCGGTCTCGAACATTCCGCGTGCGTTTGCGGTGCAATCGATGGTCGGCGAGATCGCAGCTGCGACCGGACGCGACCAGAAGGAGACGCTGCTCGCGCTGATCGGCAGCCCGCGGATCGTCAAGCCCGCGGTGAAGGACATGTGGAACTACGGCGAGCCCCAGGACAGTTACCCGATCGACACCGCGCGCCTGCGCAAGGTGGTCGAACTGGTCGCCGAGAAGGGCGAATGGGGGCGGCCGGTCGCCAAGGGCCATGGTCTCGGCATCGCCGTGCACCGCAGCTTCGTCAGCTACATCGCAACGATCGTCGAGGTCGCCGTCGACGACAAGGGCAAGCTGACGGTGCCACGGGTCGACACCGCGATCGACTGCGGCACCTATGTCAACCCCGAACGCATCGCCTCGCAGATCGAAGGCGCCGCGATCATGGGGCTGAGCCTCGCCAAATACGGCGAGATCAGCTTCAAGGACGGCAAGGTGCAGCAGAAGAATTTTGACGACTTCCAGGTCGTCAGGATCGACGAGTCGCCTGCGGTGACCAATGTCTACATCGTGCCGCCCGGACCGGACACACCGCCGAGCGGCGTCGGCGAGCCCGGCGTCCCGCCGTTTGCGCCAGCACTGATGAACGCGATCTTCGCCGCGACGGGAAAACGCATCCGCAGCCTGCCGCTCGGCAAGCAACTGGAAGCGTGAGGCGGAACAGAGGCGCGAGACGGAACACAAACGATCTCGCGCCGTTTCCTTCGATCTGACAGGAGCAGATCGATGACAAACATCCCGAAGGCGCTCGCAGTCTCGTTGCTGTCGGGCGCCTTTCTTTTGACGGCCTCCGGCGCATTTGCCCAAGGCAACACGACGCCACCGGCCACCGCGACGCGCCCCTCCGCGCCGGACCAGAACTCGCTGCCCAACGCCAACGCGCCGCCCGCCTCGACCACCCAGACCACCGGACAGCACAATCCGGATCCCAAGGTTCAGGAGATGAACCAGAAGGAAAAGGACAAGGTGGAGCGATCAGGGAAGTAGGAAGACGCAAGAATGCGGCGGACGTTGCCGTCCGCCGCATTCGCCCCCCTGCTGCTCCGCTTTCTTTCGATCCGCCTGCGGAGCTATTTCTTCAGTGCGAACACCCAGACGACCCCGCCTTGCGGCACGTTAGCCTCGATGCCGATATTGTTGGTCACGAGCGCGTCCTGGATACGTTGCGCGTCCACGCCCCACCCCGACTGAATCGCGATGTATTGCGTGCCGTCGATCTCATAGGACACCGGCATGCCCATGATGCCGGAGTTGGTCTTCTGCTCCCACAACAGCTCGCCGGTTTTGGCGTGGAAGGCGCGGAAGTTGCGGTCATTGGTGCCGCCGACGAAGACGAGGTCGCCGGCCGTCGCCGTCACCGAGCCGAACAATTGCGATTTCGGGAAGTTGTGCTGCCACACCTTCTTGCCCGTGGCGGGATCCCAGGCCTGGAGCTCGCCGAAATGATCCGCACCCGGCTTGGTCTTCAGGCCGATATCCTCCGGCTTGGTGCCGAGCCATAGCTCGCCCGCCTTGAGCGGCACCTTCTCGCCGGTGAAGCCGCCGCAGAAATTCTCGTTGGCGGGGACATAGACGAGGCCGGTCTTCTGGCTGTAGGCCGCCGACGGCCAATCCTTGCCGCCCCACAATGACGGACAGAACTCCACGCGCTTCCCGATGACCGGCTTGTGCGCGGGATCGACGATCGGCTTACCGGTCTCATCGATGCCCTTCCAAACGTCGGTTGCGACAAACGGCCAGCCGGCGACGTAGTTGATCTTGGTCGGGGTACGTTCAAGCACCCAGAAGATCGCGTCACGGCCCGGATGGACCAGGCTCTTGATGGTGCGGCCATCGCGCTGCAGGTCGATCAGCATGGGCGCGTCGACCTCGTCCCAATCCCATGAATCGTTCTGGTGATACTGGTGATAGGTCTTGATCTTCCCGTTCGCGGGATCGAGCGCGAGCACCGATGACGTGTAGAGGTTGTCGCCGGGATGCGTCTCGCCAGGCCATGGCGCGGCATTGCCGACGCCCCAGTAGATCGTCTTGGTGTCCTTGTCGTAATTGCCGGTCATCCAGGCGGAGCCGCCACCGGTCTTCCAGTCATCGCCCTGCCAGGTGTCGTGACCGGGCTCGCCCTCGCCCGGGATCGTGAAGGTGCGCCACAGCTCCTTGCCGTCCTTGGCATCGAAGGCGGCAACATAGCCGCGTACGCCGAGTTCACCACCGGAGCCGCCGACAATGACCTTGCCTTCGACGATCAGCGGCATCAGGGTCATATACTGACCCTTCCTGTAGTCCTGCACCTTGGTGTCCCACAGCACCTTGCCGGTCTTGGCGTCGAGCGCCACGACATGGTCGTCCGTCGTCGCGAGATAGAGCTTGTCCTCCCACATGCCGACGCCGCGGTTGGTCGGATGCAGCTGGAACAGGTCGTCGGGAAGCTGCCGCTTGTAGCGCCAGTATTCGTCGCCGGTCCTGGCATTGATCGCGATCACCTGCCCCATC
The sequence above is drawn from the Bradyrhizobium amphicarpaeae genome and encodes:
- the xoxF5 gene encoding lanthanide-dependent methanol dehydrogenase XoxF5, which produces MRKVLLATLLGSAAALAVGGASANDELLKMSQNPKDWVMPTGDYANTRYSKLNQINAQNVGKLQVAWTFSTGVLRGHEGGPLIIGNMMYVHTPFPNKVYAIDLSQENKIVWKYEPKQDPNVIPVMCCDTVNRGLAFGDGKIFLHQADTTLVALDVKTGQVAWTVKNGDPSKGETGTSAPMVIKDKVLVGISGGEFGVQAHMSAYDIKTGKLAWRGYSEGPDNQILVDAEKTTALGKPVGKDSSLKTWQGDQWKIGGGATWGWISYDPELNLVYYGSGNPSTWNPKQRPGDNKWSMTIWARNPDTGVAKWVYQMTPHDEWDYDGVNEMILSDQSINGQPRKLLTHFDRNGLAYTMDRTNGELLVAEKYDPKVNWTSGVDMDKNSPTYGRPKVLDAASTDKAGEDHNVKGICPAALGTKDEQPAAYSPDTQLFYVPTNHVCMDYEPFKVSYTAGQPYVGATLSMYPPQGETHMGNFIAWDGKTGKIVWSNKEQFSVWSGALATAGNVVFYGTLEGYLKAVDAKTGKELYKFKTPSGIIGNVTTYENGGKQYVAVLSGVGGWAGIGLAAGLTDPNAGLGAVGGYAALSNYTALGGTLTVFALPN
- a CDS encoding c-type cytochrome, methanol metabolism-related, yielding MIMVASGGIAVADGSGDPTAVKQNETGEWLDKEGNPTYKITDGSVDWYTYSGYRRYHSDCHVCHGPDGMGSTYAPALKDSLKTMSYADFLGVVASGRKNISTASENVMPAFGDNPNVACYMDDLYVYLRARSTEAWGRARPGKHEDKNDAYTKNEDSCMGKK
- a CDS encoding S-(hydroxymethyl)glutathione dehydrogenase/class III alcohol dehydrogenase codes for the protein MKTRAAVAFEAKKPLEIVELDLEGPKAGEVLVEIKATGICHTDAYTLDGFDSEGIFPSVLGHEGAGIIREIGPGVTSVKPGDHVIPLYTPECRQCKSCLSQKTNLCTAIRATQGKGVMPDGTSRFSYKGKPVYHYMGCSTFSNFTVLPEIAVAKIREDAPFDKSCYIGCGVTTGVGAVVNTAKVTPGSNVVVFGLGGIGLNVIQGAKMAGADKIIGVDINDSKEDWGRRFGMTEFVNPKKITGDIVQHLVGLTDGGADYTFDCTGNTTVMRQALEACHRGWGTSIIIGVAESGKEIATRPFQLVTGRNWRGTAFGGARGRTDVPKIVDWYMNGKIQIDPMITHVLKLEEINKGFDLMHEGKSIRSVVVY
- the gfa gene encoding S-(hydroxymethyl)glutathione synthase, coding for MTVALHPSIDNGLKQGSGSFAGGTLVCKCKDHQVKVAVKGDVAHNHACGCTKCWKPQGATFSVVAVVPRQNVTVLENGDKLQIVDPSAVIQRHACKACGTHMYGRIENKNHPFYGLDFIHPELFQEQGSQAPQFAAFVSSVIEAGVKPEQMAGIRSRLKEIGLEPYDCLSPALMDAIATHVAKAKAA
- a CDS encoding (2Fe-2S)-binding protein, whose translation is MIKVKINGQEQSWDGDPDLPLLWFLRDEAGLTGTKFGCGQALCGSCTVIVDKEAVRSCITSINDVAGREVTTIEGLHPNGDHPVQKAWRQVNVPQCGFCQAGQIMQAAALLMDNPKPSHDQIREAMSGNICRCGCYQRIENAVHLASTGV
- a CDS encoding xanthine dehydrogenase family protein molybdopterin-binding subunit, which encodes MNFIEKPGKLHGFEKNGFEKNIKIEKVSRRSILKGLGITGGFVLAAPVMSRQAFAYETGAGKMPHGVVVDPRVFVAVAPDGIVTILAHRSEMGTGVRTSLPLIVAEEMEADWSRVKVQQAHGDEVKFGNQDTDGSRSTRHYLLPMRQIGASARTMLEQAAAKRWGVPATEVKAVNHEVVHSASGRKLGFGELAADAAKESVPAIEGLKLKDSRDFRYLGKGQVGIVDLHDITTGKARYGADVRLPGMKYAVIARPPVTGGKLVSFDPDAALKVPGVEKVMKVQGWPWPSKFQPLGGVAVIARNTGAAIKGRDALKLTWDDGANGKYDSVSYRKELEEASRKPGLVVRAEGDADAALKTADKVVVGEYYLPHLAHVSMEPPVAVADVKGDKAEIWAPVQSPGGTREDVAKTLGIPEGNVTVNVTLLGGGFGRKSKCDFALEAALLSKELGAPVKVQWTREDDVHHDFLHTVSVERIEAGLDKSGKVIAWRHRSVAPTIASTFAAGAKHAAPFELGMGLVDMPFEIANISCENPEAAAFTRIGWFRSVSNIPRAFAVQSMVGEIAAATGRDQKETLLALIGSPRIVKPAVKDMWNYGEPQDSYPIDTARLRKVVELVAEKGEWGRPVAKGHGLGIAVHRSFVSYIATIVEVAVDDKGKLTVPRVDTAIDCGTYVNPERIASQIEGAAIMGLSLAKYGEISFKDGKVQQKNFDDFQVVRIDESPAVTNVYIVPPGPDTPPSGVGEPGVPPFAPALMNAIFAATGKRIRSLPLGKQLEA
- a CDS encoding methanol/ethanol family PQQ-dependent dehydrogenase; its protein translation is MKKSITRKQWYLSGFVAFTCLVSTAASAGPIENYAPVTQQRLENPEPGNWMLYRRTYDGQGYSPLDQINASNVKNLTPVWTFATGVVEGHEAPPLVNNGVMFVTTPMGQVIAINARTGDEYWRYKRQLPDDLFQLHPTNRGVGMWEDKLYLATTDDHVVALDAKTGKVLWDTKVQDYRKGQYMTLMPLIVEGKVIVGGSGGELGVRGYVAAFDAKDGKELWRTFTIPGEGEPGHDTWQGDDWKTGGGSAWMTGNYDKDTKTIYWGVGNAAPWPGETHPGDNLYTSSVLALDPANGKIKTYHQYHQNDSWDWDEVDAPMLIDLQRDGRTIKSLVHPGRDAIFWVLERTPTKINYVAGWPFVATDVWKGIDETGKPIVDPAHKPVIGKRVEFCPSLWGGKDWPSAAYSQKTGLVYVPANENFCGGFTGEKVPLKAGELWLGTKPEDIGLKTKPGADHFGELQAWDPATGKKVWQHNFPKSQLFGSVTATAGDLVFVGGTNDRNFRAFHAKTGELLWEQKTNSGIMGMPVSYEIDGTQYIAIQSGWGVDAQRIQDALVTNNIGIEANVPQGGVVWVFALKK